CAGAACTGATCAGTAGTAATCGTTTGCCCCAATCGTTCGCGTATTTGGGTATCAAACCGTTTGGTTACCAGGAAAGAAGCGTCCAAATAGCGGTTAACCAAACTTCTAGCATCCGGTGTGTTCATTCTTCATTCTCCTTCCTCCAACATATAGTTCACTTACAGAACTATTCTTCAATCAAACTATTCTATAATGAAACTATATTGCAAAGCAATACGTTTTTCCTATTTTTTTTAAACAAACGACAAAAAAACAGGACGTCCGACTCAGCTGCTTCGCCAAATCCAACATCCTGTTATGATTATGCTCTCTTTACGTTACACAGTAGTAGACAGTTACTAGTCTTCGTCTTGCTCTTCGTCTTTTTCCAGCACACAGCGGAATCGCTCCACACCCGGATACAGCTCACCCAGGCTGTACACCACAAATCCCGTATTTCGATAAAACTCTACCGCTTCCACATCGGTCTCTGCGATCAGTCTGTCGGGGTTATATTTGGCGAGCACCTGTGATATCATGCCACGACCATAATTTTTAAAACGATTCTCAGGCAGAACTGCAATATGATGAATAGTGATCTCACTCGTTCCTGTAGATTCATATCCAATCAGACCGATCAGCTGGCCTTCGTCTTCATAACCGTCCAAATGCAGCTCATCCTTATCAACATACTGTTGTAACGCACGATTCAACTGATCCGGGTCCGGAAAGACCGAGTAGGACAACAGCTCCTGCACTTCCGGCTCCTGTATGCGTGATTTTAAATCAATTAACACCCTGATTCCTCCTATTAACTTGCTTGATTCCGTTATCGTATTGTAGTCGTTAGCCATTAAAAGTTCAAGTCGTATGCCGTTTCAGCTCCGATTGGAGTGCTGACGTGATATCTTCAGGCACCTGGATTCCTGCCAAATGATATGCACTCAACAGTGCACCTCCGACTGCCGGCTCATGGCTGGTCATGTAATGAATTTCTTTTCCTCCTGGTTTATAGGCTGCCTCCAGCCCCTTTCGAACGGCCTCCACCATATAAGGCGTACTCAGACAACTTCTTGTAAGTGTCATGGACACATGCTGATCTCTAAAACACGATGCAAGCATGAGAATACCCACAACAGCCGTATCCGCTGCCGAGTCACATACTCTGACCGCAAGAGGGATATGTTCGGCCGCTGCTTTGGTGACCAAAGGAGCCATTTGACCAAATATGCGATTGAGGGCCTGTCTATTTCTGGCAAAACCTGATACCACCAGTGCAGCAAGCTCCGTTATTGAAGTTACATTCCAATAGGCTAATATCTGCTCGATCCAGGATCGGTCCAGTGAACCATAACGTCCCGCAAGGATGGAATGCACCACGTCATAAGCCAAAAAACGGGCTGCTGTTGGCGCATAGTGGCCGAACTGGTCATTGCGGAGCCAGGTTCCTTATTCCGTTTTACCCATAATCAGAGAGCCCGTGCCTCCAATAGCTACAATGCCCGGCTCACCGCCAAAGGCTGCCGTATGTGCAATATGCGTATCATTTACTGCGCTGATTCTGCCCAATATACCGGTTTGGGCGAGTAAAGCTTCAGCCCAGACTGTATCCTCTGGCTGATCCAGGCCTGCCATTCCCGCCTGAATGAAGGCAATCTGCTCCACTTCTAACCCAGCTATGCGAATGGCTTCAGCGATGCCCTCCAATACATCCTGCTCTGCATTGGCATCATGATAGCGGTTGCAACCACCTTTTTGCACATATGACAAAATCTTTCCGTTCTCATCCGCCAATGCCACCCGTGTATGGCTTCCCCCGCCATCCATCCCAATCACATATGTACTCATTCTGATCCCCCATGTTCTGGTATGATGATGTCCCCTGTCCCATGATGCTTCTCCTGATGTTTCGATCAAGCTACTCAATTAGTACGAACTGCCGGGACCCCACCCCACTATTCGATCCCGGCAGAACACTGCTACTGCTACTGCTTCTGTGCAGCGAAACGAAGCAGTTCACAACGGAACTGTGTCGGTTCGTCATATTTTTCCTCTTCGATCGTCTGTGTTACATGTTCCTGGAGCAGAATATTCCAATCCGAATAAGCCTTCTCCAGTAATGCGATAGCCTCAGCTGTGGGCAGATTCAATTCAATCAATGGCTCAATCTCCCGGCCTGTGTTGATTTCCTTTTCCTCTACACTCGTACTCATCGTGATACAATGAATGCCACCTGTACGAGTTCCCACTTGCAAACGTTCAATAGCCTCCACTAAGGCTTGTTTATTTGAAATATGTTCCAGACAAGAGCAAGCCGCAATATAATCAAAATGATTCGGCTCGATAGCGTAATGCTCAACATCGGCTTTCTCTGCTTGCACGATATGATCAACCTTATATTCTTTGGCATATTTGCGAAGTCCATCTACAGCCTCATCCAGCAAATCCACCCCGATTACTTCACTGTTCGTTTGCCCGAGGCGCTGTGCAATGGGTATCGTATGTCTGCCTACACCACATCCCAAATCGAGAACTCGCAGTTCCGTCTTATGGGCAAGTAGACGCTCAAGCATATCCATAACCATAGGCATGGGCCTTGCCATCCAGGTACCGGACGCGAATAATTCATTATTCTGATAGAAGTTGGAATGGTAACCTGCCTCTGCTTTCCGTGCAGCTTCAAATTGTTCATTTCCCATAAAAGCACCTCCATAGCTTAGAAGTTAATCGTCAATGTCCCCGAACCTGTGAACAGAATAATCGTGAGAATGACCATCACTACAAATGCCCCGGTTACGAGCAATTTACCTGTATCCTGCTTATACGTATTGTCATTAAATAACATGACGCCGCCAATGGTCATGGCTACCGGAGCAAGAAACAGTGTCAACAGAACAAGCAACACAATTGAATATCGATCCAATATTAATTCATCATTTTCAATCATGTACGGTTGCTCAGGCTGAGCCGTTTTGGTAGTAACCAGATTGCCGCAGGATTTGCATTTGAACTCATCCTCTGCCATTTTTTCATGACAATACGAACAAACTCTAGGTGTATAGGGCATCTCGCACCTCCCCTTAGGTACATCTTCTACTTAATACCCAGGATGCTTAATTGGAATCAGATGAATGATGATACTGCAGAAGAAGGCGATAGGTTTTTGGTCAAAAAGGATTCAAGCACCTCTTCATATCGGGTACGATCCACTTGAAACGCTGTTCCATGACCCGCACGAGGGATAGTCAACAATTCCTTTTCTGTCGGACATGCTTCATATAGTCTGTAAACCATTTCTGTCGGTACAAACGTATCTGCCTCACCGTGAATAAAAAGAACGGGAACTTGAACTTTGGCGAGTTGAGTTAATGCCGATGCCTCCCCAAAGAAGTAGCCCGCCTTCCATTTGGAAATAAGACTGGTAACGGGAATAAACGGAAATGCAGGCAACTTGTATAGCTGCTTGAGCTGGAAGGTTAATTCCTCCTTCACGGAGGTATAAGCACAATCCGATACGATGGCCTTCACCTGATTAGGGAGAGCTTCACCGCCTGTCATCAATACTGTAGCCCCTCCCATTGAAATTCCATGCAAGATGATCTCCGTCTCCGTGCCAACCTTGCCCTGAACCCAATGAATCCATTGAACATAATCTTTACGGTCCAGCCAGCCGAATCCGATGATGTCACCTTCGCTTTGTCCATGACCACGATCATCCGGCATCAGTATATTGTAGCCCCGTTTTTCAGCATAAAAGCGGGCAAAACCCGCCATCTCCCTGCCTTTTCCCGAATAGCCATGGGCCAGAATAACCGTCGGCTGCTGCAATCCACTGTGGGAAGGAAGCCATGTTCCATGCAGCTTTAATCCGTCATGTGATTCAATATTTACATCTTCGGTTGGCTGCGTATCAAGCCACGTCAAGTCTGATGCACTGCTGATTATTTCGTTATCCGGTTCGGGCATGAGGTTCGGATTATCGACCAGAAATGATTTTGGAGCACGCCGAATGGCGGTTTTGAAGAAGTAAAGTCCTCCTAACCATAGTAAGGCAAGAACGACTAGCACCAGAACGGCAAGGCCGTATAATAGCATGAACATTTCCCTCTCTTTCAGTCAATCTTCCACGTGAAACAAGTATGTATATTATCTATCGTTTGGCAATTTCTCCGTACACGGATGGTGATTGCCACTTCTGGATCATGTTCTTCAGAGCTTCAAGCGTGAAGGGTTTGCCCATAAAATCATTCATCCCGGCTTCGAAACATTTCTCTTTCTCTCCATCCATCACATTTCCTGTCATCGCAATAATCGGAATAGGATGCCACATCTTATCCAGCTCTATGGCTCGGATATGGCGTGTCGCCTCCAGTCCGTCCATTACTGGCATCATGTTATCCATCAGGATCATACTATATTTTTTGCTGAGAAAAGCCTCACTAGCCTCTTCCCCATTGGAAACGGCATCCACCTCGGTCATGCCTAGCTTTTTGAGCTGCATCAGCACAACCTGCCGATTGATAACGTTATCGTCTGCCAGCAAGATTGATATCGGAATGGATATATGGCCTTGCTCCTCCTGATTTTCCTTGCCGCCGCGAATCATCTGATGGGGTAACGGTTCAATCGTTCTGCGCGATGAGTTCATCTCGCCATGTTCATTAGACATCACTTGATCACTCTCCTAATCACGAATTATGCCATACTGCATTACGAAGGCTTCACTCATCCAATCGTTTCCAGCAGCTGCAACAGCCTCGACCTTATCCGTTAAATATAACCATCTATTCATTATACATGAACGACGAATGGCATACATTCATATAAAAAAACTGACCTGCGTTATTAACGCAAGTCAGTTTTCCCCTCTGCAGCGAGTCCAAGCTTTTTTAACAAACGAATCGCATCCGCCTTTTCCGAAGGTTCCAGTCCATCCACCGCATCAATGATCACCTGGTGGTGCTGAGGAAAGATTTGTGTAAACAAATGTCTTCCTTCCTCCGTCAATTCAGCGTATATGACACGCCGATCTTCCTTGGATGCTCGACGAATCAGCAGATTTTTATTCTGAAGCTTATCCACAACATACGTAATATTACCGCTGGACATTAACACTTTCTCACCGATCTTTTGCAACGCCTGCGGCCCTTTATGGTATAACAAATCAAGCACGCCAAATTCTGTCGTATTCAGTCCATGACTCTGGATATCCCGGTTGGACCTGGATGTAACGGAATTGTATGCGCGAGCGAGAACCACAAATAATTGTAAAGACAGTTCCCGATTGTCCTCGTTGTTCGGCATTTCTTAATCCTCCATCAGTTGTTTACATTTCGACCTGCGCCTGAAGATTGGTTCTGCTCCCACTCTTCGCGCAGCATTCCCATACGAATTGAATCATAATGTTTGCCATCCACGATGCGGCATTTGCGCATGCGTCCTTCCACCTGCAGTCCCGCCTTCGAAGCTGAACGCATCATTCGTTCATTGCCCGACCATGTTGTTAATCCAACCCGGGCTACGGGCAATTGCGCGAATAAGTGACTGGACCACATCTGAAGTACTCGCGTGCCGATCCCGCGCCCCCATTGGGCTGATCGATATAACACTATTCCCATTTCCAGCCACATGGATGGACGATGTTCCCAATAATAGCTGATTGTACCTACGATTCGGTCATTCAGCTCAATAATTCGAATGGAGTCCGGATCAGAGTTGCTCTCAGTTGCTTCAAGTCTTCTTAACATGCTCCGTTGGAAGTCTTCGTAGCTCTCATGTTCAAGGGCATAATATGGCGCATCCCATTGCTTCCATTCCGGTACGTCTTCACTGTAGATCAATTCATAGAGTTCAGTCAGATCCTCTTTCTCCATACATCGAAGAACAATCTCACCATCCACTAGCGGGTTTTCCCTCATCTATGCAATGACCTCACTTTCCGTTCATGAACGATGACGCTCATCGATGCTGCCATCATCCTTCGCAAGAATGACGGTGTCCGCCATGTCAATAAACAATCCATTATCGACAACACCTGGGAGCATGTTTAACTGAACGTTAAGCTCCGCTGCATGTTCTATGGCTTCCATGCGGCAATCCGCAATGAGGTTTCCATTATCCGTAAGATAACGTTGATCCCCGTCCATGCGCCATTCCGGTTGACACCCGAGTTTCTCCAGCGCCTGGAAGGTCCATTCAGATGCAAAAGGAACCACTTCAACCGGCAACGGGAATTTTCCAAGCTTTTGTACGGCTTTGCTGCCATCAGCCACAATAATCAGTTTGTCGCTGTTTGCAGCGACAATTTTCTCGCGCAAAAGCGCACCGCCGCCACCTTTGATCAGGTTAAACTCAGGATCAACTTCATCTGCACCATCAATGGTCAGATCCAGACGTCCAATTTGATCAAATGGAACGATCGGAATTCCCCACTCTTTGGCGAGCTTGTCCGATGCTTTCGAAGTAGCTACAGCCTGAATGTTTAACCCTTCTCGTACCCGCTCACCAATTCGACAAATAGCGTAATACGCCGTTGACCCTGTACCCAATCCAACCTTCATTCCATCTTGAACATATTCTGCCGCGCGCTCAGCTGCTATCTGTTTAAGATTCATCTATAAACCCCCGCCTGCTCATGATTTGAGAAATGCATACTGTAGTTATTATAGATAAAACCGCTTCCGATGTATATCTGTGCATGACGTATTGAACTGGGAAACTTGGCCTGTTTCTCTGCTTCACATGTGTCGTTGATCCTTCTTATGTAAATTCTTGGTTAGATTCTCCTCCCTGATATCTTATTGGTGTGGCAGAAGAAAGTCCGTTTTCTGTCATTTTCACTATTTTTTCAATGTTTAAGGATGTTTTTTGACCCACCATGTTATAGAATACAGAATGAAACTAAAAAATGGGAATTATTTTAAATAAACAGTTCTAAATACCTACATCTCACTTCCATATGTCCATAAATACGTAAAATATTAAAAAAGTTTTAACAAAACTATTCAATTTGACGACATTTTATACGACATATTAAGTATAGATGTGTTTTAATAATTAGACACCTATAGGTATCTAGGTAAAAATATCTCTACATAGCGACCAGGAACCCAAGACCATGGTCGCACATTTTACCTTTGGAGGGGATAAGGAAATGACTTAATTTACATCATGAAGACAGCAGCATATTATCAATTCAAAGAAGATCAGGAGTGGACTTTAGTGAAATCATTAAGTTGGAAAAGCATGTCTTTTTTCTCCAAAAATCTGTTACTCTCATTTACTAACATTATTATTATTGGCGTGGCACTTATTGCCAGCAGCTATTACTTTCAAAAAACGATTCTCGTTGACCAGCTACATGGTCAAGTAGAACAAATCACCAAAAAATGGGCAGAGGGCATTGATTCCACCGAAGTACAGGCTGCTATTACAGAAGCCAATTATGATGGAAAAGCACAAACCAAATTGCGTGCCTATTTCGATGAAATGCAGCAATATTATCCCAACATTGCACAAGCCTACATCTTTGGTGTCGAGCTGGGTGGAGATAACAAGCGTTTAACTTCCCTTGTTGCCATGCCAACCAATCTGAAGGAAGCCTTCCAGAGTGAAAATGTAAAAATCGGCGACATGTATGAACAGCCCGTCGTTGTAGCAAATGCACTGAAAGAAATGCTGAATACGGATCGCCCGACGTTCACCACATTTTATTCCGACGATTTCGGTACATGGACAACCATTGCTTACCCGATCAAGGATAGCAACGGCAAGATTTACTCTTACTTTGCAGTCGATGCAGACGCATCAGCAGTACCTGCCGGACTGAACAAATTGCTCAAGAACGGAATTATCATTCTGATAGCGTTCCTGCTGTTATTCCTGATTATCCAATATCTTGTTGTCAAAAACACGCTTTCCCCTATTCGTCACCTGATCAAAGGGATTGATGACGTAAGTCGGGGTAATTTGAATGTCAAAATTCCGACAGGCAAAGACGATCTGGGCATTGTGAACGAAAAGTTCAATACCATGGTACGCAAGATCAACGACACCATCGTCAAAGTGCAAATCACTTCGCAAGAAGTTAACGAGTCTGCCAAGGAGCTGTATGAAGTCTCCGAGAGAAACAGCGAGAATGCTGATTCTATCAATAACAACGTTACTCAGATTACATCCAACATTCGTGCACAGGAACAGGCAACCCGGGACAGTGCCCGTGCGATGTCCGAGATGGCTATCGTCATTCAGACTATTGCCAGCAGTTCAGCTAGTGTAGCTGACGAGGCATATGAGATGGAACGCCGTTCTCAACAAGGAAACACTGTGGTTCGTCAGGTGTCAGAGCAGATGAATCTGATTACGGAATCTGTTAAAAACACTGCTTCAGCCATTCAGGTTCTGGAGAGCCGTTCTCAGGAAATTGGCGATATTCTGAATATCATTTCAGGTATTTCCAGCCAGACCAACTTACTTGCACTCAACGCCTCCATTGAAGCGGCACGTGTTGGTGAAGAAGGCCGAGGATTCGCGGTTGTAGCAGGTGAAGTACGTAAACTTGCTGAGCAGTCGGAACAATCCACGAGCCAGGTTGCTGTACTGATCCAGGAGATTCAGGCTGAAATCAGACAAGCCGTTCGTGCGATGGAACAAGGAACGTCTGAAGTGGATACCGGGCTCAGCGTAGCTGATCAAACCGGTCAATTGTTCGAAGAAATTTTGGAAGCTGCCAAGAAAGTATCGAATCAGATTCAGGAAGTGTCCAGCGCTACAGAAGAAATTTCTGCAGGTACAGAAGAAATGACCGCAACTGCGGATGATTTGTCTGCCAGTGTGAGTAAAACAGCTGAAAACAGTGAACGGATTTCTTCATCCGTTGATGAACAAAAAGCGTCTCTGATTACGCTTGTTGATTCCTCTACCCGTTTGAACAGCATGTCCGAGGAACTGCAAGAACTGATTTCGCATTTTAATGTAAGCAAACTATAATTCAACCCACATCTTGAACGGTTTGAACCAAGGAGGAACAACTGAAGTGGTCGAAAATCAATCATCATCTCCCCAAACAGTGGAATCTGGCCTGCCGGTTCTTCAGATTCCACTGGATTTTGGGCGCCGTCAACAATCATTTAAATACGAGTCTGCTCATATCTCACTGGAATCGTCCCTGAGTCGGGAACTAAAACAAAAATTCGGCTCAGAAGGCATGTATCCAGCATTATTGTCTGCCTACGCAGCATTGTTGTTCCGTTTATCAGCCGAGCAGGAACTTGCCATTGGCACACTGGCTCCCGATCAGGCAGCTTCCCATGTGTTATTGCAGATTCAAGGCAAGTTAACCTTTAACGAGCTGATTCATCAGATTTCAGATCAACTCCAGCAGCATTACACGCCCCAAACCGGAGGCAATCCGGAAACGCTGTTCATGTTTAACAGTGTACAGCTGCCTAAAGCTCCTCAAATGTTAAATTGGAATGTTCGTGATGATCAGGATATGCTCACACTGGATCTGTTCTATGACAGTTCACTTCTTCATGAAGCTACGATCACAAGATATGCAGAGTATTATCAGACTCTTCTTCTGGCTATGCTGCGTGACAAGGACAAAGCCATCGGTACAGTGGACATTTTATCCGCTTCAGATCGACTGCTATACCGGGAAATGAATGATACCACCGTTCTCGAACCGGAGCATCAGACCATTCATGGCTGGTTCGAAGCAACAGCAGCAGAATATCCGGAATCGCCAGCAATTACTTCATCAACTGGTCGATACACCTATAGAGAACTGAACGAACGTGCCAATCAGGTTGCCCGTGTGCTGTTATCCAATGGTTTGCAAAAAGGAGAATTCGTCAGCATCTTTATGGAGCGGAGTTTGGAAACGATTATTTCTTTGCTCGGTATTCTCAAAGCTGGCGGAGTATATGTTCCTGTTGATCCTGAGCATCCACAAGAACGCAACAGTTATATTGTCGAAGATACAGCTTCATCATTTGTCCTGACCAAAGAATCCTCTTTACCTGAAGCTTCACGTTTATTCTCAGGAATTACTACCGTTCGCCAAATCCTGGCCGTGGATGGACGCCTTGCCGGATTTGCAGCAAGCAACCCCAACCTGGATATTCAGCCAGACGACCTGGCGTATATCATCTATACCTCGGGATCTACCGGCAAACCGAAAGGTGCACTTATTGCCCATCGGGGTGTTGCCAATCTCGGTAGTGTGGTGCAAAGGGATTGCGATATTCAACCAGGTGACGTATTAACCCAGTTTGCTACATACAGCTTCGATGCATCAGTGTGGGATACGATTGGCGCCTTGTTCTACGGAGCAGAACTGTACCTGTTGTCGGCGGAAGAACGTGTATCCGTCGAGGAATTTGCGAGTGCAATTGAGCGCACAGGCACAACCATTATTACGATACTGCCAACCATCTTTTTCAACCAGCTTGCTTCCTTCCTGTCTGAAGAAGGCTTCCACAAGCTGGCCAAAGTCAAAATCATTACGGTGGCTGGTGAAGCACTCTATGGTGAGCAGGTTCGTGCCTTCCAGCGCAAGTTCGGCAACCAGATTGATATCGTCAATGTATACGGACCTACGGAATGTACGGTAGCGACAGCGACCCACCGAATTAGTGAGCAAGTTCCAGAAAGTGTCGTTAACATTCCAATCGGCAGACCGATTCATAACTATAAAGTGTATATCGTCAATGAAGAACAGCAGTTATGCCCGGTAGGCGTTCCTGGAGAGGTATATATAGCAACACCCGCTTTGGCCAAAGGTTATCTGAACCAGCCTGAGCGTACAGCGCAGGCATTCATTGATAATCCATTTGCTATCGATGAGAAAATCTATAAATCTGGCGATATTGCCAAAATGCTCGATAATGGATTGCTGGAGTATGTCGGACGCAGTGACTCCCAGTTAAAAATCCGGGGTCACCGGATTGAGATTGGAGAGATCGAGGATCATTTTGCGCGTCTGGATCAGGTTCAGGATGTTGCCGTGATTCCGAAGAAGGAATCGGATGGTCAAAACATGCTCGTAGGGTACTTTACATCCAAGGATGGCAGTACGCTTTCCGTTGCAGACATTAAAGCCGAGCTAACGGTTAAGCTTCCTTCCTATTTTGTACCGAAATGGATTTGTCAGCTGGATGAAATGCCGATCGCACCGACAGGCAAAATCAATCGTAAAGCGATGGTATCTCTGCCTCACGTAGAGCGTCATGAAGATCGACCTTATCGGGTACTGCCGGAGACGGAAACCGAAGCGATTATTCTGGAATCCTGGAAAGAAATTCTTCAACACGATGACTTTGGTGTGGAGGACAGCTTCTTCGCCATTGGTGGTGATTCTCTACGTGTCATCCATGTATTGGTCATTCTGAAGCCGCATTATCCACAGCTGAAAATTGCTGACTTTTTTGCCGAGAAAACGATTCGTGCCTTGGCACAACGTGTGGAGACGCTGGCTCAAGCTACAGAAGAAACTTCCCACTCCTCAGTAAATGACGGCGTGATCACCCAATTGTCAGAACATCCTGTAGAGCTGAGAACCCAGATTGGATATCCGGATATTCTGAATCCCGAGCATGTGCTCCTAACTGGGGCTACCGGATATCTTGGATCCCATGTGCTGCAACAGTTGATTCTAACTTCGAATACACGCATCTATACTCTTGTTCGCCGCCCCACAGACGGAAGTTCTGCGATGGAACGACTGAGCAGCGTCATGAAAGGTTACTTTGGACCGGAACTGCTACCTCTCCTCGCATCCCGCGTCGAGATTATCGAAGGCGATCTGGAACAACCGAATCTTGGTCTTTCAGCAGAGCAGACAACATACGTGCAAGAACGAATTGACCGTGTGATACACTGTGCCGCCGACGTACGACATTTCGGGGATGCAGCACAATTCGCCAAAACCAATGTAGATGGTACCATTGCCTTGCTTAAGCTTGTTCGCAGCAAACCGGGTGCCTCCTTCCACCATGTATCCACGATGGGAATACCGGAAGATCTTGCACTCAGTGGACAGTGGGAATCCTCATTGCAATATGATCGCTTCCCAGCGGATCTGCATGTGGACAACCTGTACTCGGACAGTAAACTTGAAGCAGAGAAGGTGCTTATGCTTGCTGCCGAAGAGGGTGTACCTGTGAGCATCTATCGTGCAGGTAATCTGACCTGTCATTCCGAGACAGGACGTTTCCAGTCTAATATCGATAGCAACGCCTTTTATCGTATGATTAAAGCAATGTTATTGCTGGGCAAAGCTCCGGCAGCCGACTGGATGGTTGATTTTACACCTATTGATTATGCAAGCCAGGCGATTGTACATCTGGCATTACGCCAGGACACAGCAGGACGGGTATTCCATATCTGTAATCCGGAGCCAATCAGCTACGATGATCTGATTCGTTCTGTGAATCGGGCCGGTTATGAAGTGGAAACTCTGCCTTTTGCAGAGTACACCAACTGGTTGTTCGATGGCAGTGTCAGCAAGGACCCTGAGGCGCTTCAACTGGCTATCGCCCAGCTTGAAGGAGACGGTGCCAAGGATTCTGCATACGTGTATGCCTCACCTGTAACAACTGCTTATGTGGAACCAGCCGGCATCACATGCGCCAAAACCGATGATCGTTTCATCTCAAAAATGCTCGAACATGCCATCGAGATTGGTTATTTCCCTAAGGCCGTCCGACCGCAGTTTGGCACTTCTCCAAAGATGGAATAAATCCAAAACAGTAAATGCATATTGTGCATCCATTGATGCATACAAAGAAAGCCACCTCAACGTCAGTGATGACGGATAAGGTGGCTTTTTTCCTTCAGGAAGACTTTTTAAATCCAGCGGATCAAGGCAATGACAGCCAAATGTGCAGGATAAAAATAACGCCAAATCCAACGCGGACCTTTCAGACGGAACCCTGCGTTATAATACTGGGCAATGGCAATGCCTGCGGTAGCAATTACGCTGTACATCTGAATAGAGCTGCTGTGCAGATAAATGTATAAAACATTTAAGAGCAAATGAGCCATTACCAGTACAGGACCCTGGAAGTAACGGAACAGCAATACAAGCAGTAATCCATACATACCATAATCCATATGGGTCATCTCCATGACCACACCAGCCACGATCACAATTGGAATTCCCAGCAAACGGACCGGAAGTTTATCGAGCACAAGCAATACGAGCAGGGCAGACCATAATGTCCATACCACATTCAGCGAAAAATGATTAAAAGCCGCCATAAAAGGTAATTGAGAGATCACTGCTATCCAGAATAACCGCCATATGTATTTTTGTACGTTGCGAGTATGTTTATAACCGATATACACGGCAAAAGCATAGATTGGAAAAGCAATCCGGCCAATGATTCGTAGCTCCCCCACTTGGGGGTAAAAGATGGCTCCGATATGATCGATCAACATCGTGATCATGGCTATCCATTGCATCATTTTGTGCTAATCCCTCCTGCTTATCCTGAACTTTGGGGTTCTCCAAGTCTTTCTTATATCTGAAGTTCATAATACATGAACTTGGTGTCCAGCGTATAGCCTTCCGACTCATATAATACCTGAGCCTTCTTGTTGCTTATTGCCGTAGAGAGCGCTATGCGCACAGCTCCACTCTCTTTCCCCAATAGTCGTGCAGCTTGCAGCAGCTTACGTGCAATTCCTCGCTGCCGATGATCCGCATGCACGTACAGATCATTAAGTACCCAAATTGGCCTCATGGACACTGAGCTAAAGCTGGGATACAGCTGTACAAATCCACCAAACTCAGCCGATAAAGGCTTATCCGTCAAGCTGCAATCACCTGCTTTTTCTGCATCCACTTCCGATTCTGCAATCAAAATAACAGATTCACTGCGTTCCATACGTTCTCTGATATATGCTCTCGCTCCGTTTAGATCTGTAAGCTGATCGTAAAACATCCTATATTCATT
Above is a window of Paenibacillus sp. E222 DNA encoding:
- a CDS encoding BadF/BadG/BcrA/BcrD ATPase family protein gives rise to the protein MSTYVIGMDGGGSHTRVALADENGKILSYVQKGGCNRYHDANAEQDVLEGIAEAIRIAGLEVEQIAFIQAGMAGLDQPEDTVWAEALLAQTGILGRISAVNDTHIAHTAAFGGEPGIVAIGGTGSLIMGKTE
- a CDS encoding GNAT family N-acetyltransferase encodes the protein MRENPLVDGEIVLRCMEKEDLTELYELIYSEDVPEWKQWDAPYYALEHESYEDFQRSMLRRLEATESNSDPDSIRIIELNDRIVGTISYYWEHRPSMWLEMGIVLYRSAQWGRGIGTRVLQMWSSHLFAQLPVARVGLTTWSGNERMMRSASKAGLQVEGRMRKCRIVDGKHYDSIRMGMLREEWEQNQSSGAGRNVNN
- the rpiA gene encoding ribose-5-phosphate isomerase RpiA; translation: MNLKQIAAERAAEYVQDGMKVGLGTGSTAYYAICRIGERVREGLNIQAVATSKASDKLAKEWGIPIVPFDQIGRLDLTIDGADEVDPEFNLIKGGGGALLREKIVAANSDKLIIVADGSKAVQKLGKFPLPVEVVPFASEWTFQALEKLGCQPEWRMDGDQRYLTDNGNLIADCRMEAIEHAAELNVQLNMLPGVVDNGLFIDMADTVILAKDDGSIDERHRS
- a CDS encoding MarR family winged helix-turn-helix transcriptional regulator codes for the protein MPNNEDNRELSLQLFVVLARAYNSVTSRSNRDIQSHGLNTTEFGVLDLLYHKGPQALQKIGEKVLMSSGNITYVVDKLQNKNLLIRRASKEDRRVIYAELTEEGRHLFTQIFPQHHQVIIDAVDGLEPSEKADAIRLLKKLGLAAEGKTDLR
- a CDS encoding response regulator — its product is MSNEHGEMNSSRRTIEPLPHQMIRGGKENQEEQGHISIPISILLADDNVINRQVVLMQLKKLGMTEVDAVSNGEEASEAFLSKKYSMILMDNMMPVMDGLEATRHIRAIELDKMWHPIPIIAMTGNVMDGEKEKCFEAGMNDFMGKPFTLEALKNMIQKWQSPSVYGEIAKR
- a CDS encoding GNAT family N-acetyltransferase — translated: MLIDLKSRIQEPEVQELLSYSVFPDPDQLNRALQQYVDKDELHLDGYEDEGQLIGLIGYESTGTSEITIHHIAVLPENRFKNYGRGMISQVLAKYNPDRLIAETDVEAVEFYRNTGFVVYSLGELYPGVERFRCVLEKDEEQDED
- a CDS encoding bifunctional 2-polyprenyl-6-hydroxyphenol methylase/3-demethylubiquinol 3-O-methyltransferase UbiG yields the protein MGNEQFEAARKAEAGYHSNFYQNNELFASGTWMARPMPMVMDMLERLLAHKTELRVLDLGCGVGRHTIPIAQRLGQTNSEVIGVDLLDEAVDGLRKYAKEYKVDHIVQAEKADVEHYAIEPNHFDYIAACSCLEHISNKQALVEAIERLQVGTRTGGIHCITMSTSVEEKEINTGREIEPLIELNLPTAEAIALLEKAYSDWNILLQEHVTQTIEEEKYDEPTQFRCELLRFAAQKQ
- a CDS encoding alpha/beta hydrolase — protein: MLLYGLAVLVLVVLALLWLGGLYFFKTAIRRAPKSFLVDNPNLMPEPDNEIISSASDLTWLDTQPTEDVNIESHDGLKLHGTWLPSHSGLQQPTVILAHGYSGKGREMAGFARFYAEKRGYNILMPDDRGHGQSEGDIIGFGWLDRKDYVQWIHWVQGKVGTETEIILHGISMGGATVLMTGGEALPNQVKAIVSDCAYTSVKEELTFQLKQLYKLPAFPFIPVTSLISKWKAGYFFGEASALTQLAKVQVPVLFIHGEADTFVPTEMVYRLYEACPTEKELLTIPRAGHGTAFQVDRTRYEEVLESFLTKNLSPSSAVSSFI